The Plutella xylostella chromosome 9, ilPluXylo3.1, whole genome shotgun sequence genome has a segment encoding these proteins:
- the LOC105388891 gene encoding uncharacterized protein LOC105388891 — translation MSARNYFSAREKNCNKFIDLPSINPQKFYYRGGYDLPALSATTNSFINRNINYSFEVQSFDVNLDNIERSGTPFSDFFSESETGTPDFHSEESDSSTGSILRKNTAEATKTLADEWEKIERTIYDEDGEKSKRPEVIEECEQWKQLHPQLRVVGKAIQLPEKKLNYRQIETDEVIAMHYSDYEEFSEGAERLSQSSTDVTPQNSPRVSVCDFTEPKLSREKVTFSHKHDNHDLPDDFCSMLTITPLHARSPSRRRQNSSILKSEIASSRWMRNNRPDSSVNCDRNSAKSFMSLDTRNFNMALSARDRNKVMNRVVTAKPRDGARLEPLYTPESNHNDVSRLSSSRHGIHRKVSLPPLLLEEEKRKLGSAKKHSCKSKKGAQRNLFHFDRVKHI, via the exons ATGTCTGCTAGAAATTATTTTTCTGCTCGtgaaaaaaattgtaacaaatttattgatttaccGAGTATAAATCCACAAAAGTTCTATTATCGTGGTGGCTACGACTTACCTGCCTTATCAGCTACTACAAACAGTTTTATTAAtcgaaatattaattattcattTGAAGTTCAGTCATTCGATGTGAATTTGGATAATATTGAACGTTCGGGAACTCCTTTTTCAGATTTCTTCTCTGAAAGTGAAACAG GCACACCAGACTTCCACAGTGAAGAGAGTGACAGCAGCACCGGCTCCATTCTTCGTAAAAACACAGCGGAGGCGACCAAGACTCTTGCAGATGAGTGGGAGAAAATTGAGAGGACCATCTACGATGAGGACGGAGAGAAGTCCAAAAGACCTGAAGTGATTGAAGAATGCGAGCAATGGAAGCAGCTGCACCCGCAACTGAG GGTCGTCGGAAAAGCCATCCAGTTGCCCGAGAAAAAGCTGAACTACCGCCAGATCGAGACTGATGAGGTAATAGCCATGCACTATAGTGATTATGAGGAGTTCAGCGAAGGTGCCGAGAGACTGTCCCAGAGTAGCACCGACGTCACGCCACAGAACTCGCCGCGAGTGTCTGTTTGTGACTTCACTGAGCCGAAACTGTCCAGAGAAAAGGTCACGTTCTCTCACAAACACGACAACCACGACCTTCCTGATGACTTCTGCTCTATGCTCACGATCACCCCCCTGCATGCGCGCAGCCCGAGCCGGCGGCGGCAAAACTCATCGATACTCAAGTCTGAAATAGCATCCTCCAGATGGATGCGGAATAACCGGCCCGACTCCTCCGTGAACTGTGATAGGAATAGTGCTAAGTCTTTCATGTCTTTGGATACGAGGAACTTTAACATGGCTTTGAGCGCGCGCGATCGGAATAAGGTGATGAATCGGGTAGTGACGGCCAAACCGAGAGACGGGGCGCGGTTGGAACCTCTTTACACGCCGGAGTCGAATCATAACGACGTGTCCAGATTGTCGAGTTCCAGACACGGTATTCATAGAAAGGTGTCATTACCCCCGCTTTTGCTGGAGGAAGAAAAAAGGAAGTTGGGATCAGCTAAAAAGCACAGCTGTAAGTCTAAGAAAGGGGCTCAGAGGAATTTGTTCCACTTTGATCGGGTCAAGCATATTTAG
- the LOC105388892 gene encoding geranylgeranyl pyrophosphate synthase produces MSQVYTKTGDKSQDEKLLLPYTHILQVPGKQIRTKLTSAFNFWLKISDDKLKAVGEIVQMLHNSSLLVDDIQDNSILRRGIPVAHSIYGTASTINAASYIMIVALEKTLDLGHSMAVAVYTEQLLDLHRGQGMEIYWRDNFQCPSEDEYKEMTIKKTGGLFMLAIRLMQLFSDNKSDFTKLASILGLYFQIRDDYCNLCLQEYTENKSYCEDLTEGKFSFPIIHAIRSQDGDQQVLHILRQRTRDTEVKRYCISLLEKFGSFQYSRDTLQRLDAEARAEVARLGGNPHLEALLDELLSWRRNGNRVVEQELNGV; encoded by the exons ATGTCGCAAGTTTACACGAAAACAGGTGATAAGTCCCAAGATGAG AAACTGCTGCTGCCCTACACCCACATCCTGCAAGTACCAGGGAAGCAGATCCGGACGAAGCTCACATCAGCATTCAACTTCTGGCTCAAGATCTCTGACGACAAACTGAAGGCTGTCGGGGAAATTGTTCAAATGCTGCACAATTCCAGTTTGTT AGTTGATGACATTCAAGATAACTCCATCCTCCGAAGAGGCATTCCCGTGGCCCACTCTATTTATGGAACAGCTAGCACAATTAATGCAGCGTCATACATCATGATCGTGGCCTTAGAGAAGACCTTAGACCTTGGACATTCTATG GCGGTGGCAGTGTACACAGAGCAACTACTGGATCTGCACCGCGGGCAGGGCATGGAGATCTACTGGCGGGACAACTTCCAGTGCCCCTCCGAGGACGAGTACAAGGAGATGACCATCAAGA AAACGGGAGGTCTGTTTATGCTAGCGATCCGGCTCATGCAGTTGTTCAGCGACAACAAGTCGGACTTCACGAAGCTCGCGTCGATACTCGGCCTGTACTTCCAGATACGAGACGATTACTGCAATCTGTGCTTGCAAGAG TACACGGAAAACAAGAGCTACTGCGAAGATCTGACGGAGGGCAAGTTCAGCTTCCCCATCATCCACGCCATCCGCAGCCAGGACGGGGACCAACAAGTGCTAC ACATCCTGCGCCAGCGCACCCGCGACACGGAGGTGAAGCGCTACTGCATCTCGCTGCTCGAGAAGTTCGGCAGCTTCCAGTATTCGAGGGACACTCTGCAGAGGCTGGACGCTGAGGCTAGAGCCGAG GTGGCACGACTCGGTGGCAACCCTCACCTAGAAGCCCTACTAGATGAGTTGCTGAGCTGGAGACGAAACGGGAACCGTGTAGTTGAACAGGAGTTGAATGGCGTATAG